One part of the Rhodococcus oxybenzonivorans genome encodes these proteins:
- a CDS encoding acyl-CoA dehydrogenase family protein: MDLEYDDTTLAFRDEVRAFLKDNVPSRPLPSMDTAEGFEAHRQWERTLADARLSVVSWPEELGGRDASLLEWVVFEEEYYRSGAPGRVSQNGIFLLAPTLFEHANAEQLARIMPRMARADDIWAQAWSEPESGSDLASLRSTARRVDGGWVLNGQKTWSSRATFADWGFGLFRSDPDAQRHKGITYFMFDLRSPGVTVRPIDQLDGEPGFAEIFLEDVFVPDDPAHPGESGVIGGVNEGWRVAMSTASNERGLSLRSPGRFLATVDRLIELFESTGRTDDTALRNRVADAWIGARAYQLNTFGTVTRLAEGGQLGAESSINKVFWSEWDIATHETALELQGASAELADNWMDGYLFSLSGPIYAGTNEIQKNVIAERLLGLPKADK; the protein is encoded by the coding sequence GTGGATCTGGAGTACGACGACACCACTCTCGCGTTCCGCGACGAGGTACGAGCGTTCCTGAAGGACAACGTGCCGTCGCGCCCCCTGCCGTCGATGGACACGGCCGAGGGATTCGAGGCCCACCGGCAGTGGGAACGCACGCTCGCCGACGCCCGCCTGTCGGTGGTGTCGTGGCCGGAAGAGCTCGGCGGCCGCGACGCCTCACTGCTGGAGTGGGTGGTCTTCGAGGAGGAGTACTACCGCTCCGGCGCGCCCGGGCGGGTCAGCCAGAACGGCATCTTCCTGTTGGCGCCCACACTGTTCGAGCATGCCAACGCGGAGCAGCTGGCACGCATCATGCCGCGCATGGCCCGGGCCGACGACATCTGGGCCCAGGCCTGGTCGGAACCGGAGTCGGGCAGTGACCTCGCCTCACTACGTTCCACCGCTCGCCGCGTCGACGGCGGTTGGGTGCTGAACGGACAGAAGACGTGGAGTTCCCGAGCCACCTTTGCGGACTGGGGGTTCGGTCTGTTCCGATCCGACCCCGACGCGCAGCGGCACAAGGGCATCACCTACTTCATGTTCGACCTCCGCTCCCCGGGTGTCACCGTGCGCCCGATCGACCAGCTCGACGGTGAACCCGGTTTCGCCGAGATCTTCCTCGAGGACGTCTTCGTCCCCGACGACCCGGCCCACCCGGGCGAGTCGGGCGTGATCGGCGGCGTCAACGAGGGCTGGCGCGTCGCGATGAGCACCGCGTCCAACGAGCGCGGTCTGTCCCTGCGCAGCCCCGGCCGGTTCCTTGCCACCGTCGACCGGCTGATCGAGCTGTTCGAGTCGACGGGCCGCACCGACGACACCGCGTTGCGTAACCGCGTCGCGGACGCCTGGATCGGGGCCCGCGCCTATCAGCTCAACACCTTCGGCACGGTGACTCGTCTCGCCGAAGGCGGGCAACTGGGCGCCGAGTCGTCGATCAACAAGGTGTTCTGGTCGGAGTGGGACATCGCCACCCACGAGACCGCCCTCGAATTGCAGGGGGCCTCGGCCGAGCTCGCCGACAACTGGATGGACGGTTACCTGTTCTCCCTGTCGGGCCCGATCTACGCCGGCACCAACGAGATTCAGAAGAACGTCATCGCCGAGCGGCTGCTCGGCCTACCCAAGGCGGATAAATGA
- the hypA gene encoding hydrogenase maturation nickel metallochaperone HypA, producing the protein MHELAITQSVVDAVCEKAAGRTVHSVRVQVGALTAVVADSMQFCFELVTEGTVAHGARLDIDHSPGSAQCRECGTTFSLTDLVLLCPCGSADVEVTSGRELRILSMEVS; encoded by the coding sequence ATGCACGAACTGGCAATCACCCAGAGCGTCGTCGATGCCGTCTGCGAGAAAGCCGCCGGACGGACCGTTCACAGTGTGCGGGTCCAGGTGGGCGCCCTGACCGCGGTGGTCGCCGATTCGATGCAGTTCTGTTTCGAGTTGGTCACGGAAGGGACTGTGGCGCATGGGGCCCGACTCGACATCGACCACTCGCCGGGCAGCGCGCAGTGCCGCGAGTGCGGCACCACTTTCTCGCTCACCGACCTGGTGTTGCTGTGTCCGTGTGGAAGTGCCGATGTCGAGGTCACCTCGGGCCGGGAATTACGAATCCTCTCGATGGAAGTGAGCTGA
- a CDS encoding hydrogenase expression protein HypE, which yields MPTQEAIKAEETLIHVLWINAGLSCDGDSVALTAATQPSVEEIALGALPGLPKVAVHWPLIDFECGPEGGADDFIEWFWKADRGELEPFVLVVEGSIPNEQLHDEGYWCGFGNNPETGQPVTTSEWLDKLAPKATAIVAAGTCATYGGIHAMAGNPTGAMGVPDYLGWDWKSKAGIPIVCVPGCPIQPDNLSETLTYLLYMATEQAPMIPLDDALRPQWLFGSTVHEGCDRAGYYEQGDFATEYGSPKCIVKLGCWGPVVKCNVPKRGWINGVGGCPNVGGICIGCTMPGFPDKFMPFMDEPPGGRLSTTASGLYGSAIRSLRRITKNTLDKEPQWRSRGTKLTTGATRTW from the coding sequence ATGCCGACACAGGAAGCAATCAAAGCCGAGGAAACCCTGATCCACGTCCTGTGGATCAACGCGGGACTCAGCTGCGACGGGGATTCGGTGGCCTTGACCGCTGCCACTCAGCCCAGTGTCGAGGAAATCGCTCTCGGCGCTCTGCCGGGCCTGCCGAAGGTGGCCGTGCACTGGCCGCTGATCGACTTCGAATGTGGGCCCGAGGGCGGCGCCGACGACTTCATCGAGTGGTTCTGGAAGGCCGACCGCGGCGAACTGGAACCTTTCGTACTGGTCGTCGAGGGGTCGATCCCCAATGAGCAACTTCACGACGAGGGGTACTGGTGCGGTTTCGGCAACAACCCGGAGACCGGTCAGCCCGTCACGACGAGTGAGTGGCTCGACAAGCTGGCTCCCAAAGCGACGGCAATCGTGGCGGCCGGTACGTGCGCGACGTACGGCGGTATCCACGCGATGGCCGGCAACCCGACGGGAGCGATGGGCGTCCCTGATTACCTCGGCTGGGATTGGAAATCGAAGGCGGGCATTCCGATCGTGTGTGTACCGGGTTGCCCGATCCAGCCGGACAATCTGTCCGAGACGTTGACCTATCTGCTGTACATGGCCACCGAACAGGCGCCGATGATTCCGCTCGACGACGCGCTGCGTCCGCAGTGGCTGTTCGGAAGCACAGTTCACGAGGGCTGTGACCGGGCCGGGTACTACGAGCAGGGCGACTTCGCCACCGAGTACGGCTCACCCAAGTGCATCGTCAAGCTCGGCTGCTGGGGGCCCGTCGTCAAATGCAACGTCCCCAAGCGTGGGTGGATCAACGGTGTGGGCGGTTGCCCGAACGTGGGCGGAATCTGCATCGGTTGCACGATGCCGGGATTCCCGGACAAGTTCATGCCTTTCATGGACGAGCCGCCCGGCGGAAGGCTGTCCACGACCGCATCCGGTCTGTACGGCTCCGCGATCCGCAGTCTGCGCAGAATCACCAAGAACACCTTGGACAAAGAGCCGCAGTGGCGTAGCCGCGGCACGAAACTGACCACAGGCGCCACTCGCACCTGGTAG
- a CDS encoding enoyl-CoA hydratase yields the protein MTVPDEGDVVTYDVRDGVAFVTLNRPDYRNAQNSVMTYALDAAFERAVEDDEVKVIVLAGNGKHFSAGHDIGTPGRDHHVHYDNKAVMWWDHVDKPGGDQRFAREMEVYLGMCRRWREIPKPTIAMVQGACIAGGLMLAWVCDLIVASDDAFFSDPVVRMGIPGVEYFAHPWMMNPRFAKEILYTGDRFPAQRAYEVGMINRVVPREDLEKETLAIAGRIAAMPRFGLALTKKAVNQCEDQMGMRNGMDSVFGLHHFAHAHNAEIDTDPLGGMNAKSMAESARNSENGAK from the coding sequence ATGACGGTCCCCGACGAGGGTGACGTCGTCACCTACGACGTGCGCGACGGTGTGGCATTCGTGACGCTCAACCGTCCCGATTACCGGAACGCCCAGAATTCGGTGATGACGTACGCACTCGATGCCGCGTTCGAGCGGGCAGTCGAGGACGACGAGGTGAAGGTGATCGTCCTGGCCGGCAACGGAAAACACTTCAGCGCCGGACACGACATCGGCACACCGGGTCGCGACCATCACGTCCACTACGACAACAAGGCCGTGATGTGGTGGGACCACGTCGACAAGCCTGGTGGCGACCAGCGGTTCGCCCGGGAGATGGAGGTCTATCTCGGGATGTGCCGCCGGTGGCGCGAGATCCCCAAACCCACCATCGCGATGGTGCAGGGGGCCTGCATCGCGGGCGGTTTGATGCTGGCGTGGGTGTGTGACTTGATCGTGGCGTCCGACGATGCGTTCTTCTCCGATCCGGTCGTACGTATGGGCATTCCCGGTGTCGAGTACTTCGCCCATCCGTGGATGATGAATCCGCGGTTCGCGAAGGAAATTCTCTACACCGGTGATCGATTCCCCGCACAACGCGCCTACGAGGTCGGCATGATCAACCGCGTGGTTCCGCGAGAGGACCTCGAGAAGGAAACCCTCGCGATCGCCGGACGGATCGCTGCCATGCCGCGATTCGGGCTCGCGCTCACCAAGAAGGCCGTCAACCAGTGCGAGGACCAGATGGGCATGCGGAACGGCATGGACTCCGTCTTCGGATTGCACCATTTCGCGCACGCGCACAATGCCGAGATCGACACGGATCCGCTCGGCGGAATGAACGCCAAGTCGATGGCGGAAAGCGCACGTAACTCGGAGAACGGGGCCAAGTAA
- a CDS encoding SDR family oxidoreductase produces MTTAPLATAPVETPGHDLLKGKKVVVTAAAGTGIGFASARRALLEGADVLVSDWHERRLGETQEKLAAEFPERTVKALACDVSSTEQVDALISGAADALGRIDVLVNNAGLGGETPLVDMTDEEWDRVLDITLNGTFRATRAALRYFKAVEHNGVLVNNASVLGWRAQHSQAHYAAAKAGVMALTRCSAIEAAEYGVRINAVAPSIARHAFLAKVTSEELLDRLASGEAFGRAAEVWEIAATIAMLASDYTTYLTGEVVSVSSQRA; encoded by the coding sequence GTGACTACTGCTCCACTCGCCACCGCGCCCGTCGAGACCCCCGGACACGACCTGCTGAAGGGCAAGAAGGTCGTCGTGACCGCCGCGGCCGGCACCGGCATCGGGTTCGCATCCGCCCGCCGCGCCCTCCTCGAGGGTGCCGACGTGCTGGTGTCCGACTGGCACGAACGCCGGCTGGGCGAGACACAGGAGAAGCTTGCCGCCGAATTTCCCGAACGCACGGTGAAGGCGCTCGCCTGTGACGTGTCGAGCACGGAACAGGTGGACGCGCTGATCTCCGGGGCCGCCGACGCTCTGGGCCGGATCGATGTCCTCGTCAACAACGCCGGGCTCGGCGGTGAGACGCCTCTCGTCGACATGACGGACGAGGAGTGGGACCGCGTCCTCGACATCACCCTGAACGGAACATTTCGGGCCACCCGCGCGGCGCTGCGCTACTTCAAGGCGGTCGAGCACAACGGAGTGCTCGTCAACAACGCGTCCGTCCTCGGTTGGCGGGCGCAGCACTCGCAGGCGCACTATGCGGCCGCGAAGGCAGGGGTCATGGCCCTGACCCGGTGCAGCGCCATCGAGGCCGCCGAGTACGGGGTGCGGATCAACGCTGTCGCGCCGTCCATCGCCCGTCATGCCTTCCTCGCCAAGGTCACCAGCGAGGAACTACTCGACCGGCTGGCGTCAGGGGAAGCGTTCGGACGCGCCGCCGAGGTGTGGGAGATCGCCGCGACCATCGCGATGCTCGCCAGCGACTACACCACATATCTCACCGGTGAGGTCGTGTCGGTGTCGTCGCAGCGGGCGTAG
- the hypB gene encoding hydrogenase nickel incorporation protein HypB, translating into MCATCGCGDDTGTRVSRPHTHEHPHDHEHPHDHEHPHDHPHDHEHPHEHEHEHETVTLEQKVLAKNDLTAERNRAWLAERGVLALNMMSSPGSGKTTLLERTIADIGGHRPVSVIEGDQETMLDANRIEATGCAVVQVNTGAGCHLDAEMMRDALTALDPGPNSLLFIENVGNLVCPALFDLGERSRVVVISVTEGTDKPLKYPHMFAAANLVVVNKSDLLPYVDFDVDLCTKYARSVNPHLEAITLSATTGQGMQQWYDWIAAQ; encoded by the coding sequence ATGTGCGCCACCTGCGGATGCGGCGACGACACCGGTACCAGGGTCAGCCGCCCCCACACCCACGAGCACCCGCACGACCACGAGCACCCGCACGACCACGAGCACCCGCACGACCACCCGCACGACCACGAGCACCCGCACGAGCACGAGCACGAGCATGAGACGGTCACCCTCGAGCAGAAGGTGCTGGCCAAGAACGACCTGACGGCCGAGCGCAACCGGGCCTGGCTGGCCGAACGGGGCGTGCTCGCGCTGAACATGATGAGTTCCCCCGGGTCCGGGAAGACCACCTTGCTCGAGCGGACCATCGCCGACATCGGCGGACACCGTCCGGTCTCGGTGATCGAGGGAGATCAGGAGACGATGCTCGACGCCAACCGGATCGAGGCGACGGGTTGCGCTGTCGTGCAGGTGAACACGGGCGCGGGGTGTCACCTGGACGCGGAGATGATGCGCGATGCGCTGACGGCGCTCGATCCCGGCCCGAACTCGTTGTTGTTCATCGAGAACGTGGGAAACCTGGTGTGCCCGGCGCTGTTCGACCTCGGGGAGCGGTCCCGGGTGGTGGTGATCTCCGTGACCGAGGGCACCGACAAGCCGCTGAAATATCCGCACATGTTCGCTGCGGCGAATCTGGTGGTGGTCAACAAGTCGGACCTGTTGCCGTACGTCGACTTCGACGTGGATCTCTGCACGAAGTATGCCCGGTCGGTGAATCCCCATCTCGAGGCGATCACCTTGTCCGCGACCACGGGACAGGGCATGCAGCAGTGGTACGACTGGATCGCGGCGCAGTAA
- a CDS encoding acyl-CoA dehydrogenase family protein, which yields MDQSESPDGLITDDDFAQTVRTWLAENLTGDFARLEGKGGPGSEHEFFEERLAWDRHLAAAGWTCLGWPAEYGGRGATLAQQVTFHQEYAKSGAPARVSHVGEELLGPTLIAFGTEEQKRRFLPGIKTVTELWAQGYSEPGAGSDLANVATTARLEGGRWVINGQKVWTSLAHVAQWAFVLCRTEPGSKRHHGLSFLLVPLDQPGVTVRPIQQLTGTSEFNEVFFDDAVTDVDLVVGEPGDGWRVAMGLLTFERGVSTLGQQIGFARELQGIVDLARANGAASDPHIREKIARAWVGLRVMRAHAMRTLDAVDAGTSGPEASVAKLLWANWHRDLGQLAMDVQGAASLLAPTGPSSDIADPEHLELDEWQRLFLFTRADTIYGGSNEIQRNIISERVLGLPREARP from the coding sequence GTGGACCAGAGCGAGAGCCCGGACGGGCTGATCACCGACGACGACTTCGCCCAGACCGTGAGAACCTGGCTGGCGGAGAACCTGACCGGCGACTTCGCACGCCTCGAAGGCAAGGGTGGACCCGGCAGCGAGCACGAGTTCTTCGAAGAACGACTCGCCTGGGACCGCCACCTCGCGGCCGCGGGGTGGACCTGCCTCGGCTGGCCTGCGGAGTACGGGGGACGCGGGGCCACCCTGGCCCAGCAGGTCACGTTCCACCAGGAGTACGCGAAGTCGGGGGCCCCGGCGAGGGTCAGTCATGTGGGCGAGGAACTGCTCGGGCCGACGCTGATCGCGTTCGGCACCGAGGAGCAGAAGCGTCGTTTCCTGCCCGGGATCAAGACGGTCACCGAACTGTGGGCGCAGGGATACTCCGAGCCGGGCGCCGGATCCGACCTCGCCAACGTCGCGACGACGGCCCGGCTCGAGGGCGGCAGATGGGTGATCAACGGGCAGAAGGTGTGGACCTCGCTCGCTCACGTGGCGCAGTGGGCGTTCGTGCTGTGCCGCACCGAGCCAGGGTCGAAGCGACACCACGGACTCAGCTTCCTCCTCGTCCCCCTCGATCAGCCAGGCGTCACCGTGCGCCCGATTCAGCAACTCACCGGCACGTCCGAGTTCAACGAGGTGTTCTTCGACGACGCCGTGACCGACGTGGATCTCGTGGTGGGCGAACCGGGTGACGGCTGGCGGGTCGCGATGGGCCTGCTCACCTTCGAACGCGGGGTCTCCACCCTCGGTCAGCAGATCGGCTTCGCCCGTGAACTGCAGGGAATCGTCGACCTCGCGCGTGCCAACGGCGCGGCCTCCGATCCGCATATCCGGGAGAAGATTGCGCGGGCGTGGGTCGGGCTTCGAGTGATGCGGGCGCACGCGATGCGCACCCTCGACGCGGTGGACGCCGGCACGTCCGGTCCCGAAGCGTCGGTCGCAAAGTTGTTGTGGGCCAACTGGCATCGCGACCTCGGCCAGTTGGCGATGGACGTGCAGGGTGCGGCATCACTGCTGGCGCCCACGGGACCGTCGTCGGACATCGCCGACCCCGAACATCTCGAACTGGACGAATGGCAGCGGCTGTTCCTGTTCACCCGCGCCGACACGATCTACGGCGGATCCAACGAGATCCAGCGCAACATCATCTCCGAGCGCGTGCTCGGACTTCCCCGAGAGGCACGACCGTGA
- the fadD3 gene encoding 3-[(3aS,4S,7aS)-7a-methyl-1,5-dioxo-octahydro-1H-inden-4-yl]propanoyl:CoA ligase, whose translation MTAQPTTTPAAVIAAAHDFGEREAVADGDVRLTFTQLHDRVRDFAAALCARGVQPGEHVAIWSPNTFHWVIAALGVHYARATLVPINTRYTATEALDIVERTKAAVLVVAGMFLGTDRYATLRDESSTLDLPTVVRVPVDGGDVERPGVLDFDDFLALATDDTRAAADRRARAVDAEDIADVMFTSGTTGRSKGVLSAHRQVVGIARAWADCAEVTADDNYLVINPFFHTFGYKAGILVCLLTGATVVPMAVFDVPKVMATVHDEHITVLPGAPTIFQSILDHPDRSRYDLSSLRIAVTGAAAVPVALVERMQSELSFEAVLTAYGQTEAVVITMCRTDDDPVTVSTTSGRAIPGMEVRIGERGEILVRGENVMLGYLDDPEATARTIESDGWLHTGDVGVLDERGYLDITDRLKDMYISGGFNVYPAEVENALARLDGVAESAVIGVPDERMGEVGRAYVVAKPGTSLTEDDVIAFGKKHLAGFKVPRTVRFVDSLPRNPSGKVMKNILREEKSS comes from the coding sequence GTGACCGCACAACCGACAACCACTCCGGCCGCCGTGATCGCGGCCGCACACGACTTCGGCGAACGCGAAGCCGTGGCGGACGGCGACGTCCGTCTGACCTTCACACAGCTCCACGACCGTGTCCGCGATTTCGCCGCAGCGCTCTGCGCGCGCGGCGTACAGCCAGGTGAGCACGTCGCGATCTGGTCTCCCAATACGTTTCACTGGGTGATCGCGGCACTGGGGGTGCACTACGCGAGGGCGACGCTGGTCCCGATCAACACCCGCTACACCGCGACCGAGGCCCTCGACATCGTGGAGCGCACGAAGGCCGCCGTGCTGGTGGTCGCAGGCATGTTCCTCGGCACCGACCGGTACGCGACCCTGCGAGACGAGTCGAGCACCCTCGACCTGCCGACCGTGGTCCGCGTGCCCGTCGACGGGGGCGACGTCGAAAGACCCGGAGTCCTCGACTTCGACGACTTCCTCGCCCTCGCCACGGACGACACCCGGGCGGCGGCAGACAGGCGGGCCCGGGCCGTCGACGCCGAGGACATCGCAGATGTGATGTTCACGTCCGGGACTACGGGACGGAGCAAGGGTGTGCTGAGCGCACACCGGCAGGTGGTGGGGATCGCGCGGGCCTGGGCCGACTGTGCCGAGGTGACCGCCGACGACAACTACCTCGTCATCAACCCGTTCTTCCACACGTTCGGATACAAGGCGGGCATTCTCGTCTGCCTCCTCACCGGGGCGACCGTCGTGCCGATGGCCGTGTTCGACGTGCCCAAGGTGATGGCCACCGTGCACGACGAACACATCACCGTGTTGCCCGGTGCCCCCACGATCTTCCAGTCGATCCTCGACCACCCCGACCGCTCCCGCTACGACCTGTCGAGTCTGCGCATCGCGGTGACGGGCGCGGCAGCGGTCCCGGTGGCGCTCGTCGAACGCATGCAGTCCGAGTTGAGCTTCGAAGCAGTCCTCACGGCGTACGGCCAGACCGAGGCGGTGGTGATCACCATGTGCCGCACCGACGACGATCCCGTGACCGTCTCGACCACGTCCGGTCGGGCCATTCCCGGTATGGAGGTGCGGATCGGTGAGCGAGGCGAAATTCTCGTGCGCGGGGAGAACGTCATGCTCGGTTACCTCGACGACCCGGAGGCAACGGCCCGCACCATCGAATCGGACGGCTGGTTGCACACCGGTGACGTCGGGGTTCTCGACGAACGCGGGTACCTGGACATCACCGACCGCCTGAAGGACATGTACATCTCGGGCGGGTTCAATGTGTACCCGGCCGAGGTGGAGAACGCTCTGGCGCGCCTGGACGGCGTTGCCGAATCCGCCGTCATCGGTGTACCGGACGAGCGCATGGGCGAGGTCGGCCGGGCGTACGTCGTGGCGAAACCGGGCACCTCCCTGACCGAGGACGACGTGATCGCCTTCGGCAAGAAGCACCTCGCGGGATTCAAGGTCCCGCGCACGGTGCGATTCGTCGACTCCCTGCCCCGGAACCCGTCCGGGAAAGTAATGAAGAACATCTTGCGTGAGGAGAAATCATCATGA
- a CDS encoding TetR/AcrR family transcriptional regulator, with protein sequence MTAPRIDETSKTGRRAELLEIAAQLFAERGLRATTVRDIADAAGILSGSLYHHFDSKESMVDEILRDFLDDLFGKYREIVASGRNSRATLEALVTTSYEAIDTSHSAVAIYQDEVKHLVANERFAYLAELNTEFRELWVGVLEAGVRDGSFRPDIDVELAFRFMRDTAWVAVRWYRPGGSLTVDTVAKQYLSIVLDGLASPRTI encoded by the coding sequence ATGACTGCACCCCGAATCGACGAGACGTCCAAGACCGGACGCCGGGCCGAGCTGCTCGAGATCGCGGCCCAGCTGTTCGCGGAGCGTGGTCTGCGGGCCACCACCGTCCGTGATATCGCCGACGCAGCCGGCATCTTGTCGGGCAGCCTCTACCACCACTTCGACTCCAAGGAATCGATGGTCGACGAGATACTGCGAGACTTCCTGGACGACCTGTTCGGCAAATACCGCGAGATCGTGGCGTCCGGGCGCAATAGCCGCGCGACCCTCGAAGCCTTGGTCACCACTTCGTACGAGGCGATCGACACGTCGCATTCCGCGGTGGCGATCTATCAGGACGAGGTCAAGCACCTCGTCGCCAACGAACGCTTCGCCTATCTGGCGGAACTGAACACCGAATTCCGCGAGCTGTGGGTCGGTGTGCTCGAGGCCGGTGTGCGGGACGGCAGCTTCCGCCCCGACATCGACGTCGAACTCGCCTTCCGCTTCATGCGCGACACCGCCTGGGTCGCCGTGCGCTGGTACCGGCCCGGCGGCTCCCTGACCGTCGACACGGTCGCCAAGCAGTACCTCTCGATAGTCCTCGACGGACTCGCGAGCCCCAGAACCATCTGA
- a CDS encoding acetyl-CoA C-acetyltransferase, with product MTEAYIVDAVRTPIGKKNGGLSGVHPADLGAHVIKAIVNRTGIDPAGVDDVVFGCVDAIGGQAGNIARTAWLAAGYPEEVPGVTVDRQCGSSQQAVHFGAQAILSGTADLILAGGVQNMSQIPIASAMMVGQQYGFDTPFGGSTGWVERYGDQEVSQFRGAELIADKWDISREELERWALQSHERARTAIAEGRFDREIVPFGEVTTDEGPRETSLEKMASLKTLTEGGRLTAAVASQISDGASTVLLASAEAVERYGLTPRARIHHLSARGADPIFMLSAPIPATRYALEKTGLSIDDIDLVEINEAFAPVVLAWIKEIGADPAKVNVNGGAIALGHPLGATGTKLMATLLNELERTGGRYGLQTICEGGGTANATIIERL from the coding sequence ATGACCGAGGCATACATCGTCGACGCCGTCCGGACCCCGATCGGCAAGAAGAACGGTGGCCTGTCCGGCGTGCACCCCGCAGACCTGGGTGCGCACGTCATCAAGGCGATCGTCAACCGCACCGGCATCGACCCCGCCGGCGTCGACGACGTCGTCTTCGGGTGCGTCGACGCGATCGGCGGCCAGGCGGGCAACATCGCACGGACGGCGTGGCTGGCGGCCGGATATCCGGAGGAGGTTCCGGGTGTCACCGTCGACCGTCAGTGCGGGTCGAGTCAGCAGGCCGTGCACTTCGGCGCACAGGCGATCCTCAGCGGCACCGCCGACCTCATTCTCGCCGGCGGCGTGCAGAACATGAGCCAGATCCCGATCGCGTCGGCGATGATGGTGGGGCAGCAGTACGGATTCGACACCCCGTTCGGCGGGTCGACGGGGTGGGTGGAGCGCTACGGCGACCAGGAGGTGTCGCAGTTCCGCGGCGCGGAGTTGATCGCGGACAAGTGGGACATCAGCCGGGAGGAACTCGAGCGCTGGGCGTTGCAGAGCCACGAGCGCGCGCGGACGGCGATCGCGGAGGGCCGCTTCGACCGCGAGATCGTGCCGTTCGGGGAGGTGACGACGGACGAGGGTCCGCGTGAGACGAGCCTCGAGAAGATGGCGTCGTTGAAGACCCTCACGGAGGGTGGCCGGTTGACGGCCGCAGTCGCGAGCCAGATCTCCGACGGCGCGAGCACGGTGCTTCTCGCGTCCGCTGAGGCCGTCGAGCGATACGGATTGACCCCACGTGCCCGCATCCATCACCTCAGTGCCCGCGGCGCGGACCCGATCTTCATGTTGAGTGCACCGATTCCGGCTACGCGCTACGCGTTGGAGAAGACGGGCCTGAGCATCGACGACATCGATCTCGTCGAAATCAACGAGGCCTTCGCCCCGGTGGTGCTCGCATGGATCAAGGAGATCGGGGCCGACCCGGCGAAGGTCAACGTGAACGGCGGCGCGATCGCCCTGGGACATCCGCTGGGCGCGACCGGCACCAAACTGATGGCAACACTGCTCAACGAACTCGAGCGCACCGGCGGCCGGTACGGTCTGCAGACCATCTGCGAGGGCGGCGGCACCGCCAACGCCACCATCATCGAACGACTGTGA